A section of the Rhizobium sp. BG4 genome encodes:
- a CDS encoding glutamate-5-semialdehyde dehydrogenase, giving the protein MLDTVVQGPDIDVLMNDIGRKAKAAARPLGFASTESKNKALNAMADAILRNKAHILAENAKDLKDVEGGSLLASFVDRLTLNDKRVAEMAEGIRTIAELKDPVGEVIAAWDRPNGLKIQRTRTPLGVIGVIFESRPNVTADAGALCLKAGNAVILRCGSDSRRSSQAIHACLVEGLKEAGLPEHAIQLVPVTDRAAVGAMLRGLEGAIDVIVPRGGKSLVARVQNEARVPVFAHLEGLCHIYVDKSADLGMAKDIIVNAKMRRTGVCGAVETLLVDRAVAETHMKPLLDGLAAAGCEIRGSADVLKAAPGIKPATEEDWSTEYLDAVISVALVDGISGAIKHIQTYSSNHTEAVIAEDPAVVERFFTEIDSAILLHNASTQFADGGEFGMGAEIGIATGKMHARGPVGVEQLTSFKYRVRGTGQTRP; this is encoded by the coding sequence ATGCTTGATACCGTTGTGCAGGGCCCTGACATTGATGTGCTGATGAACGACATCGGCCGCAAGGCAAAGGCTGCAGCACGACCGTTGGGCTTTGCCTCCACCGAAAGCAAGAACAAGGCGCTGAACGCCATGGCCGATGCGATCCTGCGCAACAAGGCCCATATCCTCGCCGAAAACGCCAAGGACCTGAAGGATGTCGAAGGTGGCAGCCTGCTGGCTTCCTTCGTCGACCGCCTGACGCTGAACGACAAGCGCGTCGCCGAAATGGCCGAGGGCATCCGCACGATTGCCGAACTCAAGGATCCGGTCGGCGAAGTCATCGCCGCCTGGGACCGGCCGAATGGCCTGAAGATCCAGCGCACCCGCACGCCGCTCGGCGTCATCGGCGTTATCTTCGAAAGCCGCCCGAACGTGACGGCAGATGCCGGCGCGCTGTGCCTGAAGGCCGGCAATGCGGTAATCCTGCGCTGCGGCTCGGATTCGCGCCGTTCCTCGCAGGCGATCCATGCCTGCCTGGTCGAGGGCTTGAAGGAAGCCGGTCTGCCCGAGCATGCGATCCAGCTGGTTCCGGTGACCGACCGTGCGGCGGTCGGTGCCATGCTGCGCGGCCTCGAAGGCGCAATCGACGTCATCGTGCCGCGTGGCGGCAAGAGCCTTGTCGCCCGCGTACAGAACGAAGCCCGCGTCCCGGTCTTCGCCCATCTCGAAGGCCTCTGCCATATCTATGTCGACAAGTCTGCCGATCTCGGCATGGCCAAGGACATCATTGTCAACGCCAAGATGCGCCGCACCGGCGTCTGCGGCGCTGTCGAGACGCTGCTGGTCGACCGCGCCGTCGCTGAAACGCATATGAAACCGCTTCTCGATGGACTTGCGGCCGCCGGCTGCGAAATCCGTGGCTCTGCCGATGTCCTCAAGGCCGCTCCGGGCATCAAGCCTGCGACCGAGGAAGACTGGTCGACGGAGTATCTCGATGCCGTCATTTCGGTTGCACTCGTCGATGGTATCTCGGGCGCGATCAAGCACATCCAGACCTATTCGTCGAACCACACCGAAGCCGTGATCGCCGAGGATCCTGCCGTCGTCGAGCGCTTCTTCACCGAGATCGACTCGGCCATCCTGCTGCATAACGCCTCGACCCAATTCGCCGATGGCGGTGAGTTCGGCATGGGGGCGGAAATCGGCATCGCCACCGGCAAGATGCATGCCCGCGGCCCAGTCGGCGTCGAACAGCTCACCTCCTTCAAATACCGCGTTCGCGGTACCGGACAGACGCGGCCCTGA
- a CDS encoding endonuclease/exonuclease/phosphatase family protein, whose amino-acid sequence MKFASYNIQYGFGLDGIYDLGRIAESLERADVIALQEVTRGYEKNDFADMPADLAAFFPDYFWVYGAPCDLHVADGEGGFPPRGTRFQFGNMILSRFPILSTRTILLPRSRTVSKLNLQRGATEALIDIPGRPLRVYSVHLDHVWVDERIAQIRHLNERINAFRLEGGSVSGAAEIGLEELPLPEDYVVMGDFNMVPESPEYCAFAGARDGYYGRTPRVGTPVDALAALDGYHPGSYSWMDPGDHGKRMHLDYCFVSGGLAGSLRGAHIDTESVGSDHFPIWAEIEI is encoded by the coding sequence GTGAAGTTTGCGAGCTATAACATACAGTACGGCTTCGGTCTTGATGGGATTTACGACCTGGGACGCATTGCGGAGAGCCTCGAGCGTGCTGACGTCATCGCCCTGCAGGAGGTGACCCGAGGCTACGAGAAGAACGATTTTGCCGACATGCCGGCCGATCTGGCGGCCTTCTTTCCCGACTATTTCTGGGTCTATGGCGCGCCGTGCGATCTGCATGTTGCGGACGGCGAGGGCGGCTTTCCGCCGCGTGGCACGCGCTTCCAGTTCGGCAACATGATCCTGTCGCGTTTTCCGATCCTGTCGACGCGAACGATCCTGTTGCCGCGCAGCCGCACGGTCTCCAAGCTCAACCTGCAGCGAGGCGCGACCGAGGCGTTGATCGATATTCCCGGCCGGCCGCTGCGCGTCTATTCCGTGCATCTCGACCATGTCTGGGTCGACGAGCGCATTGCCCAGATCCGCCATCTCAACGAGCGGATCAATGCGTTCCGCCTTGAAGGCGGGTCTGTCAGTGGAGCGGCGGAGATCGGTCTGGAGGAGCTGCCTCTGCCGGAGGATTACGTCGTCATGGGCGATTTCAACATGGTGCCGGAATCGCCGGAATATTGTGCTTTCGCCGGTGCCAGGGACGGATACTATGGCCGCACCCCGCGCGTCGGCACGCCGGTCGATGCGCTTGCGGCGCTCGATGGCTATCATCCGGGAAGCTATAGCTGGATGGATCCTGGAGATCACGGAAAGCGCATGCATCTCGATTATTGTTTCGTCAGCGGCGGATTGGCAGGAAGCCTGAGAGGCGCCCATATCGATACGGAGTCTGTCGGTTCCGATCATTTCCCCATCTGGGCCGAGATCGAAATCTAG
- a CDS encoding class I SAM-dependent methyltransferase: protein MNSTTRKFIFHDLQTIEGYIDPPDALVFLSLLQSQNSKSLAGGIAEIGVFYGRSYYLFRKICGPEQKVVAIDLFDLGQTDDGASPQYGRFLDSGRRLGLAVDEELVIKGDSTRLSADEIRAKAGEIRFFSIDGGHMLPHVVADSQLAKDCLAPHGVIAFDDTFNPAWPEVTVGVADFLRENGSEFSAFCMTKYKTYVCRRDHHQLYYDVIAKAPDLTAFDHVETEFLGSKVARLHNPISRRMVYELMIRSGMSAFSERVYR, encoded by the coding sequence ATGAACTCGACGACACGGAAATTCATCTTTCATGACTTGCAGACGATCGAGGGATACATTGATCCCCCGGATGCACTGGTGTTCCTCTCGTTGTTGCAAAGTCAAAATAGCAAGAGCCTTGCCGGCGGCATTGCCGAGATCGGCGTGTTCTACGGGCGCTCATATTACCTCTTCCGTAAAATCTGCGGTCCGGAGCAGAAGGTCGTGGCGATCGATCTCTTCGACCTCGGCCAGACCGATGACGGCGCCTCGCCGCAATATGGCCGTTTCCTAGATAGTGGTCGGCGTCTTGGACTTGCTGTCGATGAGGAGTTGGTCATCAAGGGCGATAGCACCCGGCTTTCGGCCGACGAGATCAGGGCCAAGGCGGGCGAAATCCGATTCTTTAGCATCGATGGCGGGCATATGCTGCCGCATGTCGTGGCCGACAGCCAGTTGGCGAAAGATTGCCTGGCGCCGCATGGCGTGATCGCGTTCGACGACACCTTCAATCCGGCGTGGCCGGAGGTCACAGTCGGGGTCGCCGACTTTCTGCGCGAGAATGGCTCGGAGTTCTCGGCCTTCTGCATGACGAAGTACAAGACCTATGTCTGCCGCCGCGACCACCATCAGCTCTATTACGATGTCATCGCCAAGGCGCCGGACCTGACTGCCTTCGACCATGTCGAAACGGAATTCCTGGGGTCCAAAGTTGCAAGGCTCCACAATCCAATCAGCAGGCGAATGGTCTATGAATTGATGATCCGGTCAGGAATGAGCGCCTTTTCGGAACGAGTCTACCGATAG
- a CDS encoding GNAT family protein: MQGELIRVDQSRSTREDQRSPKERLRPERLRTDCPVLLSERLVMRAPHEEDIDALSHLANNAKVATMVSRMPHPYTANDAADFVRRTKNGEIGKCVYAITKAENGAFIGCCGVEPHADGRTVEIGYWLGEPFWGQGYTTEACHALVDMVFRTRENIDQIDARCRVMNIASRRVIQKCGFQFQGSGLAASLALGSNVPVEWYRLDRKTWMSLRSWGALS, encoded by the coding sequence ATGCAAGGCGAACTGATCAGGGTCGACCAATCACGGTCAACCCGGGAAGACCAGAGGTCTCCCAAGGAACGGCTGAGGCCGGAGCGGTTAAGGACTGATTGCCCTGTCTTGTTATCGGAACGGCTCGTCATGCGCGCGCCGCACGAGGAAGACATTGACGCCCTTTCCCATCTCGCCAACAACGCCAAAGTCGCCACAATGGTATCGCGCATGCCGCACCCGTATACCGCCAATGATGCCGCTGACTTCGTGCGTCGCACGAAGAATGGCGAGATCGGCAAGTGCGTCTATGCGATTACCAAAGCTGAAAACGGCGCGTTTATCGGTTGCTGCGGTGTCGAGCCGCATGCCGATGGCCGCACCGTCGAGATCGGCTACTGGCTCGGCGAACCCTTTTGGGGTCAAGGCTACACGACGGAAGCGTGCCACGCGCTGGTCGACATGGTTTTCCGCACGCGGGAAAACATCGACCAGATCGATGCCCGTTGCCGGGTGATGAACATCGCCTCGCGGCGGGTCATCCAGAAGTGCGGCTTCCAGTTCCAGGGATCCGGCCTTGCCGCATCGCTGGCGCTCGGATCCAACGTGCCCGTCGAATGGTACCGGCTGGACCGGAAGACCTGGATGTCGCTGAGAAGCTGGGGGGCTCTGTCATGA
- a CDS encoding nicotinate-nucleotide adenylyltransferase: protein MPHTERGMVVGLFGGSFNPPHQGHALVAEIAIRRLGLDQLWWMVTPGNPLKSRNHLAPLAERIALSEAIATDPHIKVTAFEQSIGISYTANTLARVKARNPHVHFVWIMGADSLETFHKWQKWQDIARTFPIAVIDRPGSTLSYLSSKMAKTFAFARIDEDDARALWKKPAPAWTFIHGPRSALSSTAIRKAAE, encoded by the coding sequence ATGCCGCACACCGAGCGCGGCATGGTCGTCGGTCTTTTCGGCGGGTCGTTCAACCCGCCGCACCAGGGCCACGCACTGGTGGCCGAGATCGCTATCCGCCGCCTGGGTCTCGATCAACTCTGGTGGATGGTGACACCCGGCAATCCGCTGAAGAGCCGCAATCATCTGGCGCCGCTCGCCGAGCGCATCGCGCTCAGCGAGGCAATCGCCACCGATCCGCATATCAAGGTGACGGCCTTCGAGCAGTCGATCGGCATCAGCTACACGGCCAATACGCTGGCACGGGTCAAGGCGCGCAATCCGCATGTCCATTTCGTCTGGATCATGGGCGCCGACAGCTTGGAAACCTTCCACAAATGGCAGAAGTGGCAGGATATCGCCCGAACCTTCCCGATCGCCGTGATCGACCGGCCCGGCTCGACGCTCTCCTATCTCTCTTCGAAAATGGCCAAGACCTTCGCCTTTGCGCGTATCGATGAGGATGACGCAAGGGCGCTCTGGAAGAAGCCGGCGCCCGCTTGGACCTTCATCCACGGACCGCGCTCTGCCTTGAGCTCGACAGCAATCCGCAAGGCTGCCGAATAA
- the obgE gene encoding GTPase ObgE produces the protein MKFLDEAKVYIKSGDGGAGSVSFRREKFIEFGGPDGGDGGRGGDVWAEAVNGLNTLIDFRYQQHFKAQIGTHGMGRNRTGANGGDVTLKVPVGTQIFEEDRETLICDLTEEGQRFRIAAGGNGGFGNAHFKSSTNQAPDWANPGLEGEEKTIWMRLKLIADAGLVGMPNAGKSTFLASVTRARPKIANYPFTTLHPNLGVATVDGQEFILADIPGLIEGAHEGVGIGDRFLGHVERTRVLLHLVSAQEEKVGKAYKTVRHELEAYGEELGEKVEIVALSQIDVLDDETLKKKTKELAKACGRTPFQISAATGKGMTEVLRALREIITEANAGSSEKIAKTPKLRHRDMASDEEGEVDDNA, from the coding sequence ATGAAATTTCTCGACGAAGCAAAGGTCTATATCAAGTCTGGAGACGGTGGCGCGGGCAGCGTCTCGTTCCGGCGCGAGAAGTTCATTGAGTTCGGCGGCCCCGATGGCGGCGATGGCGGACGCGGTGGCGATGTCTGGGCCGAAGCGGTCAACGGGCTCAATACCCTGATCGACTTCCGCTATCAGCAGCACTTCAAGGCGCAGATCGGCACGCACGGCATGGGCCGCAACCGGACCGGCGCCAATGGCGGCGACGTCACGCTCAAGGTGCCGGTCGGCACGCAGATTTTCGAAGAAGACCGCGAAACACTGATCTGCGATCTCACCGAGGAAGGTCAGCGCTTCCGCATCGCAGCCGGCGGCAACGGCGGCTTCGGCAATGCGCATTTCAAGTCTTCGACCAACCAGGCGCCCGATTGGGCCAATCCCGGCCTTGAGGGCGAGGAAAAGACCATCTGGATGCGGCTGAAGCTGATTGCTGACGCCGGTCTCGTCGGTATGCCGAATGCCGGCAAGTCCACCTTCCTGGCCTCGGTCACCCGCGCCCGCCCGAAGATCGCCAACTATCCCTTCACCACGCTGCATCCGAACCTCGGCGTTGCGACCGTGGACGGCCAGGAATTCATTCTCGCCGATATCCCGGGCCTTATCGAGGGCGCCCACGAAGGCGTCGGCATCGGTGACCGCTTCCTCGGCCATGTCGAGCGCACTCGCGTTCTTCTGCATCTTGTTTCCGCGCAGGAAGAGAAGGTCGGCAAAGCCTACAAGACCGTCCGCCACGAGCTCGAAGCCTATGGTGAGGAACTCGGCGAAAAGGTCGAGATCGTCGCGCTGTCGCAGATCGACGTGCTTGACGACGAAACGCTGAAGAAGAAGACCAAGGAACTTGCCAAGGCCTGCGGCCGCACCCCGTTCCAGATTTCGGCAGCGACCGGCAAGGGCATGACCGAGGTGCTGCGTGCTTTGCGCGAGATCATCACCGAGGCCAATGCCGGCTCGTCTGAAAAGATCGCCAAGACGCCGAAGCTTCGTCACCGCGATATGGCATCCGATGAAGAAGGCGAAGTGGATGACAACGCGTAA
- the modA gene encoding molybdate ABC transporter substrate-binding protein encodes MQNRRHWMKLAIAAISAGFIGLGTLPQPAAAAEKVTVFAAASLKDALDAANAAWAKESGKDAVVSYAASGALAKQIENAAPADVFISADLNWMDYVAGKKLIKDDTRSNLLGNRLVLVAAKDKAKPVDIKQGFDLAGLIGDGKLAMGEPKSVPAGKYGQTALDKLGIWKAVEPKAAFAESVRAALALVSRGEAPYGIVYQTDAAADKGVAIVGTFPADSHPPIIYPVALLAESKNADATAYLDFLKSDKAAPFFTAQGFTILK; translated from the coding sequence ATGCAAAACCGCCGCCATTGGATGAAACTGGCTATTGCCGCGATTTCGGCAGGCTTTATCGGCCTCGGCACCCTACCGCAGCCGGCCGCAGCCGCCGAGAAGGTCACCGTTTTCGCCGCAGCCAGCCTCAAGGATGCTCTCGACGCCGCCAATGCGGCCTGGGCAAAGGAGAGCGGCAAGGACGCCGTCGTTTCCTACGCAGCAAGTGGCGCGCTGGCAAAGCAGATCGAGAATGCCGCACCGGCTGATGTCTTCATCTCCGCCGACCTCAACTGGATGGACTATGTCGCCGGCAAGAAGCTGATCAAGGACGACACGCGCTCCAACCTGCTCGGCAACCGCCTGGTTCTGGTTGCCGCCAAGGACAAGGCCAAGCCTGTCGACATCAAGCAGGGCTTCGATCTCGCCGGCCTGATCGGCGACGGCAAGCTTGCCATGGGCGAGCCGAAGTCGGTCCCGGCAGGCAAATATGGCCAGACCGCGCTCGACAAGCTCGGCATCTGGAAGGCCGTGGAGCCGAAGGCAGCCTTTGCCGAAAGCGTCCGCGCCGCGCTGGCCCTCGTTTCCCGCGGCGAAGCGCCTTACGGCATCGTCTACCAGACCGACGCAGCCGCCGATAAGGGCGTCGCGATCGTCGGCACCTTCCCGGCCGATTCTCATCCGCCGATCATCTACCCGGTCGCGCTTCTCGCAGAGAGCAAGAATGCCGATGCGACTGCCTATCTCGATTTCCTGAAGTCCGACAAAGCAGCTCCGTTCTTCACGGCGCAAGGCTTCACGATCCTGAAGTGA
- a CDS encoding GNAT family N-acetyltransferase codes for MTPGPAPVIGTARLSLRPHRLSDADAMAETLSDFAVTRMLSRVPAPYHRQDALDWLVPVTSGALPGWNLAITNGDDAHIGMVSVELRHGRWHLGYWLNRYYWRRGYMSEAVEAVLERFSRRMPDMPVHSGVFADNPASLRLQEKLGFRMTGCSEIYSFARNTMVAHVETVLQPGALQVARAA; via the coding sequence ATGACGCCGGGGCCCGCCCCGGTTATCGGCACGGCAAGACTGTCGCTCCGCCCTCACCGGCTGAGCGATGCCGATGCCATGGCGGAAACGCTGTCCGACTTTGCCGTGACGCGCATGCTTTCGCGCGTCCCGGCACCCTATCACCGGCAGGATGCTCTGGACTGGCTGGTTCCGGTCACTTCAGGCGCCCTGCCGGGCTGGAACCTGGCGATCACCAACGGTGACGATGCCCATATCGGCATGGTTTCCGTCGAGCTTCGTCATGGCCGCTGGCACCTCGGCTACTGGCTGAACCGCTACTACTGGCGGCGCGGCTACATGAGCGAGGCTGTCGAAGCCGTTCTGGAGCGGTTCTCGCGGCGGATGCCCGACATGCCTGTTCATTCCGGCGTGTTTGCCGACAATCCGGCATCGCTCCGGCTGCAGGAAAAGCTCGGCTTCCGCATGACCGGCTGCTCGGAGATCTACAGTTTCGCCCGCAACACCATGGTGGCGCATGTCGAAACCGTTCTCCAGCCCGGCGCGCTGCAAGTCGCCCGGGCCGCCTGA
- the proB gene encoding glutamate 5-kinase produces the protein MTTRKPLDRYRRIVIKIGSALLVDRKTGLKKAWLDAMCADIAALKAKGADVLVVSSGAIALGRSVLDLPSGALKLEESQAAAAVGQISLARAWSESLSRDEIVAGQILLTLGDTEERRRYLNARATINQLLKIGAVPIINENDTVATSEIRYGDNDRLAARVATMTGADLLILLSDIDGLYTAPPHLDPDAKFLETIAEITPEIEAMAGGAASELSRGGMRTKIDAGKIATTSGCAMIIASGKTDSPLSAIANGARSSWFAPSGTPVTARKTWIAGQLQPAGELHIDEGAMTALGAGKSLLPAGVRKINGVFSRGDTVAIIGPSGREIARGLASYDADEARQIAGRKSAEIEKILGYPGRAAMIHRDDMVMTAQISSKSERQRKDASYA, from the coding sequence ATGACAACGCGTAAGCCGCTCGACCGCTATCGCCGCATCGTCATCAAGATCGGCTCTGCACTGCTCGTCGATCGCAAGACGGGCCTGAAGAAGGCTTGGCTCGATGCCATGTGCGCCGACATCGCAGCGCTGAAGGCCAAGGGCGCCGATGTTCTCGTGGTTTCCTCCGGTGCTATCGCCCTCGGCCGCTCGGTTCTCGATCTTCCCTCCGGCGCCCTGAAGCTGGAAGAAAGCCAGGCTGCCGCCGCCGTCGGCCAGATTTCGCTGGCGCGCGCCTGGTCGGAAAGCCTGTCGCGCGACGAAATCGTCGCCGGGCAGATCCTGCTGACACTCGGCGATACCGAAGAGCGCCGCCGCTATCTCAACGCCCGCGCCACCATCAACCAGCTCTTGAAGATCGGCGCCGTGCCGATCATCAACGAAAATGACACGGTTGCCACCAGCGAAATCCGCTATGGCGACAATGATCGCCTGGCCGCACGCGTCGCGACAATGACCGGCGCCGACCTGCTGATCCTGCTCTCGGATATCGACGGCCTCTATACCGCCCCGCCGCATCTCGACCCGGATGCGAAATTCCTTGAGACGATCGCCGAAATCACACCCGAGATCGAAGCCATGGCCGGTGGCGCCGCCTCCGAGCTGTCGCGCGGGGGCATGCGCACCAAGATCGACGCCGGCAAGATTGCGACGACCTCCGGCTGCGCCATGATCATTGCTTCCGGCAAGACGGATAGCCCGCTATCGGCCATCGCCAATGGCGCCCGCTCTTCCTGGTTTGCACCGTCTGGAACGCCCGTGACCGCCCGCAAGACCTGGATTGCCGGTCAGCTGCAGCCAGCCGGCGAGCTCCATATCGACGAGGGCGCGATGACGGCGCTCGGCGCCGGCAAGAGCCTGCTTCCCGCAGGCGTGCGCAAGATCAACGGCGTCTTCAGCCGCGGCGACACGGTTGCGATCATCGGCCCCTCGGGCCGCGAGATTGCCCGTGGTCTTGCGAGCTACGACGCCGACGAGGCCCGCCAGATCGCCGGCCGCAAATCTGCGGAGATCGAGAAGATTCTCGGTTATCCCGGCCGTGCCGCGATGATCCACCGTGACGACATGGTGATGACGGCGCAGATAAGTTCGAAATCGGAAAGGCAGAGGAAGGACGCAAGCTATGCTTGA